One genomic window of Magnetovibrio sp. PR-2 includes the following:
- the fabF gene encoding beta-ketoacyl-ACP synthase II, producing the protein MRRVVVTGLGMVSPLADGVEHSWNKLINAQSGIAAIESFDVSDIPAKIAGQVPMGEGEGLFHADDYITPKERRRVDDFIVYGMAAAQQAVQDSGWKPEEDEDQFRTGVLIGSGIGGLPEIARGAKTVDCEEGGGVRRLSPFFIPASLINLVSGQVSIKYGFKGPNHAVVTACSTGAHAIGDAARLIMLDDADVMVAGGAEAACCRIGMAGFSQAKALCTSYNDDPTAGSRPWDKDRDGFVMGEGAGVVVLEELEHAKARGAKIYAEVVGYGLTGDAYHITAPTPDGNGAFRCMTAAMKRAGMNPEDIDYVNAHGTSTMADVIELGAVKKAFGPAVDNISMSSTKSAIGHLLGAAGAVEAIFSILAVKNGIVPPTLNLDNPDEGCDIDLVPHQAKERKVRAALSNSFGFGGTNASLIVKAFD; encoded by the coding sequence ATGCGTCGTGTTGTTGTTACCGGTTTGGGCATGGTTTCGCCGTTGGCTGACGGTGTCGAACACTCTTGGAACAAACTGATCAATGCCCAATCCGGCATTGCCGCCATCGAAAGTTTTGATGTCTCGGATATCCCCGCCAAAATCGCAGGGCAAGTGCCAATGGGTGAAGGCGAGGGCTTGTTCCACGCCGATGACTACATTACGCCCAAAGAGCGCCGCCGCGTAGACGACTTCATTGTCTATGGCATGGCTGCTGCTCAGCAAGCTGTACAAGACAGTGGCTGGAAACCGGAAGAAGACGAAGACCAGTTCCGTACAGGCGTGCTGATCGGGTCTGGTATCGGTGGTTTGCCGGAAATCGCACGTGGTGCCAAAACCGTGGATTGCGAAGAAGGTGGCGGCGTGCGCCGCTTAAGCCCGTTTTTTATCCCGGCCAGCTTGATCAACTTGGTGTCCGGCCAAGTGTCCATCAAATACGGTTTCAAAGGCCCCAACCACGCGGTTGTGACGGCCTGTTCGACGGGTGCCCACGCCATCGGTGACGCGGCACGTTTGATTATGTTGGACGACGCCGACGTGATGGTCGCAGGCGGTGCAGAAGCCGCATGCTGCCGCATCGGCATGGCGGGTTTCTCCCAAGCCAAGGCCCTGTGCACCAGCTACAACGACGACCCCACCGCTGGTTCGCGTCCGTGGGACAAAGACCGTGACGGCTTCGTCATGGGTGAAGGTGCGGGTGTTGTGGTTCTGGAAGAACTGGAACACGCCAAAGCCCGCGGTGCGAAAATTTATGCGGAAGTCGTGGGTTACGGTTTGACCGGCGATGCGTATCACATTACCGCGCCGACCCCGGACGGCAACGGTGCATTCCGGTGCATGACCGCAGCAATGAAACGCGCGGGCATGAACCCCGAAGACATTGACTACGTCAACGCACACGGCACGTCCACCATGGCCGACGTGATTGAATTGGGCGCGGTCAAAAAAGCGTTCGGTCCGGCTGTCGACAACATTTCCATGTCGTCCACCAAATCGGCCATCGGCCACTTGTTGGGTGCTGCAGGCGCGGTTGAAGCGATCTTCTCGATCCTTGCGGTCAAGAACGGCATTGTTCCGCCGACGCTCAACTTAGACAACCCGGACGAAGGCTGTGACATCGACTTGGTTCCGCACCAAGCCAAAGAACGCAAAGTGCGCGCGGCGCTGTCCAACTCATTTGGGTTTGGCGGCACCAACGCATCTTTGATCGTCAAAGCGTTCGACTAA
- the mltG gene encoding endolytic transglycosylase MltG, whose translation MIKRVLSALISIAFAGLIAGGGAFFYIQNKAQAPGLSDFPANIRITPGLGVTAISGQLKTEGIIQDTLVFRVWARYTNAHTKLRAGEFAIPAKASIAEILDILESGKTVVRKLTIAEGLTVTQALLTVQDAKGLTGGISLIPEEGWMLPETYHYSWGDRRDDLIARMADDMGDVLAQLWDERPHGFILKDIKSILVLASIVEKETGVAAERPMIAGVFLNRLKKGMRLQSDPTVVYALTDGGGALGRALTRQDWKVDSPYNTYKIKGLPPAPIANPGRASLAAVIHPADTDALYFVADGTGGHVFAKTLKEHNRNVAKWRKIKRQRAP comes from the coding sequence TTGATCAAACGCGTCCTGTCAGCTCTGATTTCTATTGCCTTCGCCGGCTTGATAGCCGGCGGGGGCGCTTTCTTTTATATCCAAAACAAAGCCCAAGCTCCGGGGCTGAGCGATTTTCCGGCAAACATCCGCATCACGCCTGGATTGGGCGTGACTGCCATTTCCGGCCAATTGAAAACCGAAGGCATAATTCAAGACACCTTGGTCTTTCGCGTTTGGGCCCGTTACACCAATGCCCATACCAAGCTGCGTGCCGGTGAATTTGCGATCCCGGCCAAAGCCAGCATCGCTGAAATCTTGGACATCTTGGAAAGTGGCAAGACGGTGGTGCGAAAGCTGACCATTGCCGAAGGCCTGACCGTTACGCAAGCCCTGCTGACTGTTCAAGACGCCAAAGGCCTGACGGGTGGAATTTCGTTGATCCCCGAAGAAGGCTGGATGCTGCCCGAAACCTATCACTATTCCTGGGGCGATAGGCGCGACGACCTGATTGCGCGCATGGCTGACGATATGGGGGATGTGCTGGCTCAACTGTGGGATGAGCGTCCACACGGTTTCATTCTCAAAGACATTAAGTCCATCTTGGTCCTTGCGTCTATTGTTGAAAAAGAAACCGGCGTGGCGGCCGAGCGTCCGATGATCGCAGGCGTGTTTCTGAACCGTTTGAAAAAGGGCATGCGGCTGCAATCGGACCCGACGGTGGTCTATGCGCTCACCGACGGTGGCGGGGCGCTGGGGCGGGCCTTAACGCGCCAGGACTGGAAAGTCGACAGCCCCTATAACACATACAAGATCAAGGGCCTGCCGCCCGCCCCCATCGCCAATCCGGGACGTGCGTCGTTGGCTGCCGTGATCCATCCTGCGGACACGGACGCCTTGTACTTTGTGGCGGATGGGACGGGCGGACACGTGTTTGCGAAGACCCTCAAAGAACACAATCGCAACGTCGCGAAATGGCGCAAAATCAAACGTCAGCGCGCGCCATAA
- a CDS encoding Rap1a/Tai family immunity protein, with the protein MKTSMHYLLALGLVFATPAVATDAFSGAEDLRGWCSSMDQDDVHWGLCVGSVAAVHDTVMTYQSFEEMRQVICTGPDTSRGDLVITVMEYMENNPGTLEYSLGDVVFSALREAYPCP; encoded by the coding sequence ATGAAGACATCAATGCATTACCTCTTGGCGCTGGGGTTGGTGTTCGCGACACCCGCTGTGGCCACCGATGCCTTCAGCGGGGCCGAGGATTTGCGCGGGTGGTGTTCGTCCATGGATCAGGACGACGTACATTGGGGCTTGTGCGTGGGCTCCGTCGCCGCTGTGCACGACACCGTCATGACCTATCAATCGTTCGAAGAGATGCGCCAAGTCATCTGCACCGGACCTGATACGTCCCGTGGAGATCTGGTGATCACCGTGATGGAGTACATGGAAAACAATCCAGGCACCTTGGAATACAGTCTGGGAGATGTGGTCTTTAGTGCGCTGCGCGAGGCCTATCCGTGCCCATAA
- a CDS encoding SDR family NAD(P)-dependent oxidoreductase produces MKHPQSILITGASSGIGEALANSYAADGVHLTLTGRDKARLEQVAEDCRALGANVMAHRVDVTEREKMAELIAHVDQTHPLDLVIANAGVSAGSGGLGESEEQARLIFDVNVGGVLNTIWPAIEPMKNRGHGQIALVSSLAGFMGLPGAPAYSATKVAVKAYGEALHGALKPDGIAVSVICPGFVKSRITARNNFPMPLLMDAPKAAKIIRRGLEKKKLSIIFPRRLAFLTWLTSIFPPALRIWLMSRAPKKD; encoded by the coding sequence ATGAAGCATCCTCAATCCATACTCATCACAGGGGCCAGCAGCGGCATCGGCGAAGCGTTGGCGAACAGTTACGCGGCTGACGGGGTTCACCTCACACTCACGGGTCGCGACAAAGCCCGCCTTGAGCAAGTCGCCGAAGATTGCCGAGCCTTAGGCGCAAACGTCATGGCCCATAGGGTAGACGTAACAGAGCGAGAAAAAATGGCGGAGCTGATCGCACACGTCGATCAGACGCACCCGCTTGACCTGGTCATCGCGAACGCTGGGGTGTCTGCAGGCAGTGGAGGCCTTGGCGAAAGCGAAGAACAAGCCCGCTTGATTTTCGACGTCAACGTGGGTGGTGTGCTCAACACCATATGGCCCGCCATCGAACCCATGAAGAACCGTGGACACGGCCAAATCGCGTTGGTGAGTTCCTTGGCGGGCTTTATGGGCCTTCCGGGCGCACCCGCCTATTCCGCCACAAAAGTTGCCGTCAAAGCCTATGGCGAAGCGCTTCACGGCGCTCTCAAGCCTGACGGCATCGCGGTCAGTGTGATTTGCCCAGGCTTCGTCAAAAGCCGCATCACGGCCAGAAACAATTTCCCCATGCCGTTATTGATGGACGCGCCCAAAGCCGCCAAGATCATCCGGCGCGGGTTGGAGAAAAAGAAACTTTCCATCATCTTCCCAAGGCGCTTGGCATTCTTGACTTGGCTGACGAGCATCTTCCCCCCAGCCTTGCGCATATGGCTGATGAGCCGTGCGCCCAAAAAGGACTGA
- a CDS encoding YicC/YloC family endoribonuclease yields MSISSMTGFARAEGATDLCTWGWEAKSVNGKGLDIRLRYPRGFDFIDASTRERVTKRFKRGNVSLNLDINWTKSQATVSLNEDVLAQVLEAATAIQDKVPNAQPPSVDGILALRGVLEQSDDEFSAEDAQALEVDLLMGLDQLLDQLSEGRDAEGARMGGVLHDQLAVIESLSEEAANLAAMQPEAIRQRLVDQVAQLVEDVDTLDPDRLAQEAAIVMTKADVREELDRLSAHIAAARDLLAEDEPVGRRLDFLCQEFNREANTLCSKSSDTELTRVGLELKAVIEQFREQVQNIE; encoded by the coding sequence GTGAGCATTTCATCCATGACGGGCTTCGCCCGGGCTGAGGGTGCGACGGATTTATGCACCTGGGGCTGGGAAGCCAAAAGCGTCAACGGCAAAGGTTTGGACATACGCTTGCGCTATCCGCGCGGCTTCGATTTCATCGACGCCTCAACGCGGGAGCGTGTGACCAAGCGCTTTAAGCGGGGCAATGTGTCGCTGAATCTCGACATCAATTGGACCAAGTCTCAGGCCACCGTGAGTTTGAACGAGGATGTCTTGGCGCAAGTTCTTGAAGCGGCAACGGCCATCCAAGATAAAGTGCCGAATGCCCAACCGCCTTCCGTTGACGGTATTTTGGCCTTGCGCGGTGTTTTGGAACAATCCGACGACGAATTCAGTGCGGAAGATGCGCAAGCCCTGGAAGTGGATCTGCTCATGGGGCTGGATCAGCTGTTAGATCAACTGTCCGAAGGCCGTGACGCGGAAGGCGCGCGCATGGGCGGCGTTTTGCATGATCAACTGGCCGTGATCGAAAGCTTGAGTGAAGAAGCCGCCAACCTCGCCGCCATGCAACCCGAAGCCATTCGCCAGCGTCTGGTCGATCAGGTGGCACAGTTGGTGGAAGACGTGGATACCCTGGACCCGGATCGTTTGGCCCAAGAAGCGGCCATCGTCATGACCAAGGCGGATGTGCGCGAAGAGTTGGACCGTCTCAGCGCGCATATCGCGGCCGCTCGCGACTTGCTGGCCGAGGACGAGCCCGTCGGTCGGCGTTTGGACTTTTTGTGCCAAGAGTTCAACCGCGAAGCAAACACTTTGTGTTCGAAATCTTCCGACACGGAACTCACCCGCGTTGGCCTTGAATTGAAGGCCGTGATCGAACAGTTTCGCGAACAAGTTCAAAACATCGAATAA
- a CDS encoding PAS domain-containing sensor histidine kinase — MTDVRAEPPFELAFQKHNAVMLLIDPKSGRIERANAAAARFYGYPKSQLEDMSIQDINQLTAQQVGEERQLAAEQGRNFFIFRHKLADGDIRTVEVHSMPLNFDGKVLLHSVIHDISKQRALQDDLWHYQTRLEDMVAEQTEKIRENSKTIILILAASGAGLALLVVMLFLSLSRHKEDAKRIRSNREHYRRMVNGLESHFLYAHDVDGVFTYVSPSITPILGYSPEDFLTRFDTYVTDAPLNDRVAYHTKMSIRGEQQPAYQVEILHKNGSKRTLEVLERPVFDETQNVIAVEGIAQDITERLRMESEMQRALDAARYANQAKSEFLANMSHELRTPLNSIIGFSEMMGYEIKGPLPPEYQEYSSLITNSGRLLLETVNGILDLAKIEAGKFELYKDLVYMGEIVDDVLDLLEIQAQGRGIKLINETQELHQMVIDQTRIKQLLINVVGNAIKFTEKGSVTVFNRCNAGGHNLVIRDTGIGMSQEQIEIALKPFRQVHGSSLARRYQGTGLGLSLSHQIMDLHGGELIVSSTPGEGTDVTLHFPPEAGVEPLH, encoded by the coding sequence ATGACGGATGTTCGTGCAGAGCCTCCGTTCGAGTTGGCGTTTCAAAAGCACAATGCCGTGATGTTGCTGATTGATCCGAAAAGCGGGCGGATCGAGCGGGCGAACGCTGCCGCGGCGCGGTTTTATGGCTATCCGAAGTCCCAGCTCGAGGACATGAGCATCCAAGACATCAACCAGCTTACGGCTCAGCAAGTTGGCGAAGAACGCCAGCTGGCGGCAGAGCAGGGACGGAACTTTTTCATCTTTCGGCACAAGCTTGCGGACGGTGATATCCGTACCGTCGAAGTCCATTCCATGCCGTTGAATTTCGACGGCAAGGTCTTGCTGCATTCCGTGATCCATGACATTTCCAAGCAACGCGCCCTTCAGGACGATTTGTGGCATTACCAAACGCGCTTGGAAGACATGGTGGCGGAACAAACTGAAAAGATCCGCGAAAACAGCAAGACGATTATCCTCATCTTAGCCGCGAGCGGTGCGGGTTTAGCGTTGTTGGTGGTGATGCTGTTTTTGTCCTTGTCCCGTCACAAAGAAGACGCCAAACGCATTCGATCGAACCGGGAACATTATCGGCGTATGGTGAACGGACTGGAATCACATTTTTTGTATGCCCACGATGTTGATGGTGTTTTCACGTATGTCAGCCCCTCAATCACGCCGATTTTGGGCTACAGCCCAGAAGATTTCTTAACCCGTTTTGACACGTATGTTACGGACGCTCCACTTAACGACCGTGTGGCATATCATACGAAGATGAGTATACGCGGTGAGCAACAGCCCGCCTATCAAGTTGAAATTTTGCACAAAAACGGATCCAAACGAACATTGGAAGTTTTGGAACGCCCGGTCTTTGACGAAACGCAAAATGTCATTGCTGTGGAAGGCATCGCTCAAGACATTACCGAACGGCTGCGCATGGAAAGCGAGATGCAACGCGCCTTGGATGCGGCGCGTTATGCCAATCAAGCGAAGTCCGAGTTTTTGGCGAACATGAGCCACGAGCTCCGCACACCATTGAATTCCATCATCGGGTTTTCGGAAATGATGGGCTACGAAATCAAAGGGCCGCTGCCCCCTGAATATCAAGAATATTCATCGCTCATCACCAACAGCGGTCGCTTGTTGCTGGAAACCGTGAACGGTATTTTGGATTTGGCGAAGATTGAGGCCGGCAAGTTCGAACTCTATAAGGACTTGGTCTATATGGGTGAAATCGTTGATGACGTCTTGGATCTGCTTGAGATTCAAGCTCAAGGTCGCGGCATTAAGTTGATCAACGAAACGCAAGAGCTGCATCAGATGGTCATTGATCAGACGCGCATCAAACAGCTTTTGATCAATGTGGTCGGCAATGCCATCAAGTTTACAGAAAAAGGTAGCGTGACAGTGTTCAACCGGTGCAATGCGGGTGGGCACAATTTGGTTATTCGTGACACCGGCATCGGTATGTCTCAAGAACAAATCGAAATTGCACTCAAACCGTTTCGACAAGTTCATGGTTCATCGTTGGCCCGGCGCTACCAGGGTACTGGGCTGGGCCTGTCCTTGAGCCACCAAATCATGGACTTGCACGGTGGTGAGTTGATTGTGTCGAGCACACCTGGTGAGGGGACGGACGTCACCCTGCATTTCCCCCCAGAAGCTGGCGTAGAGCCACTTCACTAG
- the gmk gene encoding guanylate kinase has translation MLVLSSPSGAGKSTISRALLEREPELTMSVSATTRPPRPGEEDGKDYYFLDKDKFHTMVENDEFLEHATVFDNSYGTPRGPVEASLSSGRDVLFDVDWQGTQQLHGRARNDLVRIFILPPSQEELERRLRTRAQDPEDVIKKRMSKAADEMKHYEEYDYIVVNVDVEESVSQVQAILTAERLKKDRREGLYDFVRELCGKGMDT, from the coding sequence ATGTTGGTGTTATCGTCACCGTCGGGTGCAGGAAAGAGCACGATTTCACGTGCTTTGTTGGAACGCGAGCCCGAACTCACCATGTCGGTGTCTGCAACGACCCGCCCACCACGCCCGGGCGAAGAAGACGGCAAGGATTACTACTTCCTGGACAAAGACAAGTTCCACACCATGGTGGAAAATGACGAGTTTCTCGAACACGCCACTGTTTTCGACAATTCTTACGGTACACCGCGTGGCCCGGTCGAGGCTTCACTCAGCAGTGGTCGTGACGTGCTGTTCGATGTGGACTGGCAGGGCACGCAGCAGCTTCACGGTAGGGCGCGCAACGACTTGGTGCGCATCTTCATTCTGCCGCCGTCCCAAGAAGAGCTGGAACGCCGCCTGCGTACCCGCGCTCAAGACCCCGAAGACGTGATCAAAAAACGCATGTCAAAGGCCGCAGATGAAATGAAGCACTACGAAGAGTACGACTATATTGTCGTCAATGTGGATGTGGAAGAAAGTGTGAGCCAAGTGCAGGCGATCTTGACCGCAGAACGCTTGAAGAAGGATCGTCGCGAAGGGCTCTATGATTTTGTCCGGGAGCTCTGCGGTAAAGGCATGGACACCTGA
- the rsmA gene encoding 16S rRNA (adenine(1518)-N(6)/adenine(1519)-N(6))-dimethyltransferase RsmA: MAKETIDALPPLRDIIAEHELAAKKQLGQNFLLDLNLTSRIARTAGDLSNTTVIEVGPGPGGLTRAILAAGAKKLVAIERDERCIDALNTYLAPAYPDRFHVVCGDALEQDFEALAPAPRRVMSNLPYNIATPLLIGWLKRIHDDPDAFEGLTLMFQSEVADRITAQPRTKAYGRLSIMSQWLCHVRLEFNIDKRAFTPPPKIQSTVVTLTPRDKPLVDVDWKAMESVTAAAFGQRRKMLRQSLKSLGLNLKSTGILETARAEELGVEEFGVLAHALNTKDSL; the protein is encoded by the coding sequence ATGGCCAAAGAGACCATAGATGCCCTTCCCCCCCTTCGCGACATCATTGCCGAACATGAACTGGCCGCAAAAAAGCAGTTGGGTCAAAACTTCTTGTTGGATTTAAACCTGACATCGCGGATCGCACGGACGGCCGGGGACCTGTCAAACACAACTGTGATCGAAGTGGGTCCAGGACCGGGTGGTTTGACCCGCGCAATATTGGCGGCCGGCGCCAAAAAGTTGGTGGCCATAGAACGAGATGAGCGCTGCATTGATGCGCTGAATACCTACCTCGCACCAGCCTATCCAGATCGTTTCCATGTGGTCTGTGGCGATGCCTTGGAACAAGACTTCGAAGCCCTTGCCCCCGCACCACGGCGGGTCATGTCCAACCTGCCTTACAACATCGCCACACCGCTGTTGATCGGCTGGCTGAAACGCATCCATGACGATCCGGACGCATTTGAAGGCCTGACTTTGATGTTCCAATCCGAAGTGGCCGACCGCATTACGGCTCAACCACGGACAAAAGCCTATGGGCGACTTTCGATCATGAGCCAATGGCTCTGTCACGTGCGGCTCGAATTCAACATCGACAAGCGCGCCTTTACACCGCCGCCCAAAATCCAGTCAACGGTGGTTACCCTCACGCCACGCGACAAGCCATTGGTTGACGTTGATTGGAAAGCTATGGAAAGCGTCACAGCGGCGGCCTTTGGTCAAAGGCGCAAAATGCTGCGCCAAAGTTTAAAATCATTAGGCCTGAACCTGAAGAGCACCGGCATCCTTGAAACAGCGCGCGCTGAAGAACTTGGGGTGGAAGAGTTTGGTGTACTGGCCCATGCGCTGAACACCAAGGACAGTCTATAG
- the pdxA gene encoding 4-hydroxythreonine-4-phosphate dehydrogenase PdxA, with protein MNKQPLAVTMGDPAGVGGEITLKAWLARSSQKLAPFFVLDDPGRLISLAKLLNLDVPIRRVETPTEAELHFDTALPVISLPLAVPPVLGTPSPENAKMTIGSIERAVELVLRGEASAVVTNPIAKEPLYDAGFTFPGHTEFLAHLGGLSTPPVMMLACDHLRVVLATVHVSILEAVQQLDGDKICEVARITHDALKRDFGIQNPTIAVAGLNPHAGEGGAMGREEIEIITPAVKTLQAQGINAMGPFPPDTMFTAKALPTFDAALCMYHDQGLIPLKTLDFERGVNTTLGLPFVRTSPDHGTAFDIAGHGKASPESLMAAMKMADDMATARALGED; from the coding sequence ATGAACAAACAGCCGCTCGCTGTGACGATGGGTGACCCGGCGGGTGTCGGGGGCGAGATCACCTTGAAGGCCTGGCTGGCGCGCAGCTCCCAAAAGCTGGCGCCTTTTTTTGTTTTGGATGACCCGGGACGGCTCATCTCACTGGCCAAGCTGTTGAACCTAGACGTCCCCATCCGACGTGTTGAGACACCGACGGAGGCCGAACTGCATTTCGACACCGCCTTGCCGGTGATCAGCCTCCCCTTGGCCGTTCCCCCCGTCCTTGGCACGCCATCCCCCGAAAATGCGAAGATGACCATCGGATCGATTGAACGCGCCGTTGAGCTGGTTCTCAGGGGCGAGGCCAGCGCCGTGGTCACCAATCCCATCGCCAAGGAACCGCTCTACGATGCGGGCTTCACCTTCCCCGGTCATACCGAGTTTCTGGCCCATCTCGGTGGGCTTTCAACCCCACCCGTGATGATGCTGGCGTGTGATCATTTACGTGTGGTCTTGGCAACGGTTCACGTTTCCATTTTGGAGGCGGTCCAGCAGTTGGATGGCGATAAAATTTGCGAAGTGGCGCGCATCACGCATGATGCTTTAAAACGCGATTTCGGTATTCAGAACCCCACCATCGCCGTTGCGGGCCTCAACCCGCATGCGGGCGAAGGTGGCGCCATGGGCCGTGAAGAAATCGAGATCATCACTCCAGCCGTCAAGACCCTTCAAGCGCAAGGCATCAACGCGATGGGCCCCTTCCCGCCCGACACCATGTTCACAGCCAAGGCGCTGCCGACCTTTGATGCCGCGCTGTGCATGTACCACGACCAAGGCTTGATCCCGCTCAAAACCCTGGATTTTGAACGCGGCGTCAACACCACACTCGGCCTCCCCTTTGTGCGAACCTCGCCCGATCACGGCACCGCCTTCGACATTGCGGGGCATGGAAAAGCCTCCCCTGAAAGCTTGATGGCGGCGATGAAGATGGCCGACGATATGGCCACCGCCCGCGCGCTTGGGGAGGACTGA
- a CDS encoding peptidylprolyl isomerase, whose protein sequence is MIVCVGGLDEVRVKMYIRRIQIGELSNPFGLRTGLHFVFLLAFSVMFLTPQQSPAQGGLGIAAVVNDEAISVLDLNSRIALVLESTKIPNTAQARNKLALQVLRGLIDEKLKLQVAAKAGIKVTEASIEAAVAEIAGRNKISSDQLAQHLISIGSHISSLRTKLESQLVWNQYVLRKLSRSITIGDEEIKDEIQRIQNSAGKPEYLLAEIFLPVDAQSPDSEMRDLAQRLMLQLQQGASFSDLARNVSQAPSAALSGDLGWVQYANLDPDLQKIIPEIPPGRVSKPVRLPDGYYLIMVRKVRASPGLSTRDAMLKLSQYHVPVVKGTPPQQLQQIKAQLSATTRSMTTCQQMNDAGVRSGSLMSGSLGEMKFSTLPANFKTALSNLKPGQKTQPIETGGGWAVMMVCERVDEGANMEKVRKDIRLRLKRERIEVTAQRTLRDLRRDAFVDVRL, encoded by the coding sequence ATGATTGTTTGTGTCGGCGGCTTAGACGAAGTAAGGGTAAAAATGTACATAAGACGCATACAAATCGGCGAGCTTTCCAACCCGTTTGGGCTCCGTACTGGTTTGCACTTTGTGTTCCTTTTGGCGTTTTCAGTGATGTTTTTGACACCACAGCAATCCCCAGCCCAGGGCGGTTTAGGGATTGCCGCCGTCGTCAATGATGAAGCGATTTCCGTTCTCGACTTAAATTCACGGATTGCCTTGGTGTTGGAATCCACGAAAATCCCCAACACCGCGCAGGCCCGCAACAAGCTTGCTCTGCAAGTTTTGCGTGGATTGATCGACGAAAAGTTAAAGCTGCAAGTCGCTGCAAAGGCAGGGATCAAGGTCACTGAAGCCAGTATTGAGGCCGCAGTCGCCGAGATCGCCGGGCGCAACAAAATCTCTTCAGACCAGCTTGCCCAACATCTCATCAGTATCGGCTCTCACATCAGCTCTTTGCGCACAAAACTGGAATCCCAGCTGGTGTGGAATCAATACGTCCTGCGCAAACTTTCGCGCTCCATCACCATCGGTGATGAAGAAATCAAGGACGAAATCCAACGCATCCAAAACAGTGCCGGAAAGCCCGAGTATTTATTGGCGGAAATTTTTCTGCCTGTAGACGCCCAAAGCCCCGATAGCGAAATGCGGGACTTGGCGCAACGCCTGATGCTCCAACTCCAGCAAGGTGCCAGTTTTTCGGATCTGGCACGTAACGTGTCTCAAGCGCCCTCCGCAGCTCTCTCGGGCGATCTGGGGTGGGTGCAATACGCCAACCTAGATCCGGATTTACAAAAGATAATTCCCGAAATCCCCCCCGGCCGCGTAAGTAAGCCGGTACGTTTGCCCGATGGATATTACTTAATCATGGTGCGAAAGGTCCGCGCCAGCCCAGGGCTCTCAACCCGTGACGCGATGTTAAAACTGTCGCAATACCATGTGCCAGTCGTGAAAGGCACACCGCCCCAGCAACTTCAGCAGATCAAAGCACAGCTCAGTGCGACGACCCGCTCGATGACCACGTGCCAGCAAATGAACGATGCCGGGGTGCGTTCAGGATCACTGATGTCGGGCTCTCTTGGTGAGATGAAATTTTCCACCCTTCCTGCGAATTTCAAAACGGCTTTGTCGAACTTAAAGCCGGGACAAAAAACCCAGCCCATCGAAACGGGCGGTGGCTGGGCCGTGATGATGGTCTGCGAACGCGTCGACGAAGGTGCCAACATGGAAAAGGTCCGCAAAGACATTCGTCTTCGTCTCAAACGCGAACGCATCGAAGTCACAGCACAACGCACCCTGCGCGATTTGCGTCGCGATGCCTTTGTGGATGTGCGCTTATGA